The following proteins are co-located in the Acipenser ruthenus chromosome 35, fAciRut3.2 maternal haplotype, whole genome shotgun sequence genome:
- the LOC131705117 gene encoding annexin A2-like, translated as MQSINEMLLSKVNEARKPTAWGTLGTIRPFPNFDPEMDAVNLVAAIKSKDTGAIVQILTNRSSTQRQLIARLYRTTAAQDLLSDLQGALSGDLKSVIVGLMRTPSRFDATELRRALKGIGTDEDTLIEILCTRDNKQLHEIITAYKQEFNRDLEQDIADDTSKDFQRLLLALAKGTRENNTDWIDYRLIDHDAKTLYEAKANSKTPNPDPWIQILTERSTDHLDRVFQKYIDYSSEEIEKTIQTDFSGDLGNALLSLVSAIQNTPLYLAGNLQEAMKGSRAASLIRILVSRSETDLLSIRVEYRKKYGVSLYTALQGEAKGDYLKALLALCRAEDL; from the exons ATGCAGTCCATCAACGAAATGTTGCTCAGCAAAGTGAACGAGGCACGGAAG cCGACTGCCTGGGGCACTCTAGGCACCATCAGACCCTTCCCGAACTTCGACCCTGAAATGGACGCCGTGAATCTTGTAGCTGCGATCAAGTCTAAAG ATACCGGCGCTATTGTGCAAATTCTCACAAACCGGAGCAGCACCCAGAGACAGCTGATAGCCAGACTGTACAGAACCACAGCCGCGCAG gaCCTGCTCTCAgacctgcagggggcgctgtcGGGGGACCTCAAGTCGGTGATCGTGGGGCTCATGAGGACCCCGTCCCGCTTCGACGCCACGGAGCTCCGCAGGGCGCTCAAG ggcaTTGGCACAGATGAAGACACTTTGATTGAGATCCTCTGCACGCGAGACAACAAGCAGCTGCATGAGATCATCACAGCGTACAAACAGG AATTCAACAGAGATCTGGAGCAGGATATCGCTGACGACACCAGCAAAGACTTCCAGAGACTTCTGCTGGCATTAGCCAAG GGAACGAGAGAAAACAACACGGACTGGATTGACTACAGGCTGATTGATCACGATGCCAAG ACGCTGTACGAAGCAAAAGCAAACTCCAAGACCCCCAACCCGGACCCCTGGATCCAAATCCTGACCGAGCGCAGCACGGACCACCTGGACAGGG TGTTCCAGAAATACATAGATTACAGCAGTGAGGAGATTGAGAAAACCATCCAGACCGACTTCTCCGGAGACCTGGGCAACGCACTGCTCTCCCTGG tctcTGCGATTCAGAACACTCCCCTCTACCTGGCTGGAAATCTCCAGGAGGCCATGAAG GGGTCGAGGGCCGCGTCCCTCATCCGAATCCTGGTGTCCCGCAGCGAGACGGACCTACTCAGCATCCGGGTCGAGTACCGCAAGAAATACGGAGTCTCTCTGTACACAGcgctgcag GGAGAAGCGAAGGGGGACTACCTGAAGGCATTGCTGGCACTGTGTCGGGCTGAAGACCTTTGA